A stretch of Bacteroidota bacterium DNA encodes these proteins:
- a CDS encoding DUF4157 domain-containing protein, translating into MEGDQRHQRSQRHSSGKTGHFEEDHEITKVMTPPPFALTASPVSPPNDSGASDESEEFAENSFLKEQESASAPPDESPNGLPKELRLQMEDSLGHDFSTVQIVRDSQEALASGAEAFAAGDTLHFAPGFYNPASAEGRALIGHELAHIVQQREGRVQASSEVNGMPLNDDHGLESEAASLGAKAAENNIAGKSKEAERKMDGLQKAGNVSLRVGKKVMQRNIFSNAWDWGKKAVAGVADFAGKAIGGVAKVANKALGAVGNFVGNAAKTVAGAAWGGINNLADLLGFDLPDNTTEALVAIASALGSALFFPFKALIPKAVSGTLDMISKVWNFFDKIAEKGKEVIEAIRSWMQTRIDAVEAKAKEKLEEQGVPESHWDGVMSYLQPMLESMAANWWDAIVEGLWELIWPIPGVWADIQGIGEQILVAGGHLWHLRFSKFGEAITQVWAKLNAILGRLMGWLTVAMVAGGAIIGTLGGPLGTAGGAWAGFELAGAIGLGVLLSTAACELTIIATSRAGLHSLEDAETDETKALENELYYENIASGILTLSLLLVMVLIAAAAVKFAKAIVGKVKGMFKRPPLKTRGKRRYRPKKANENKKGRLRNREKDKTTEPIEEGPKTTEEPKHVVDYTKTGLSAQAEADLTALCKRLKMKGEDIQKIIAQFKKHPGGEDLLNRIVNGRYADFEGFDKVLSTFKQGPKVEPDLVAKTVQTLDGADELIKQGYDEIFFERSTDKFGFDADIGAEPKIGIVNTESNSIVVQLKFVQNNKGVASNVTKGCSQLVNAPKGFRKLVDIQVKNGNYSDFMLENRNVGIESIHQTFPDTEIRIKFADGGIFQIK; encoded by the coding sequence ATGGAAGGCGACCAAAGGCATCAACGCAGTCAAAGGCATAGCTCAGGTAAAACCGGGCATTTCGAAGAGGACCACGAAATCACGAAGGTGATGACACCTCCCCCGTTTGCATTGACTGCATCGCCGGTCTCTCCTCCCAACGATTCTGGTGCGTCTGACGAATCTGAGGAATTTGCAGAAAATTCGTTTCTAAAGGAACAGGAGTCGGCGTCTGCGCCGCCTGATGAAAGCCCCAATGGACTTCCGAAGGAACTGCGATTGCAAATGGAGGATAGTCTTGGGCATGATTTCTCAACAGTTCAAATCGTCCGAGATTCGCAGGAGGCCTTGGCGAGTGGGGCTGAAGCATTTGCAGCAGGAGATACACTGCATTTTGCGCCAGGATTTTACAATCCTGCAAGTGCGGAAGGCCGTGCGCTGATTGGGCACGAATTGGCGCATATCGTTCAACAGCGCGAGGGCCGCGTACAGGCATCGAGTGAGGTCAACGGCATGCCGCTCAATGATGATCATGGACTCGAGTCTGAGGCAGCAAGCCTTGGGGCGAAGGCGGCAGAAAACAACATCGCCGGAAAAAGCAAAGAGGCTGAGCGCAAAATGGATGGCCTTCAAAAGGCTGGAAATGTGTCTTTGCGGGTTGGTAAGAAAGTCATGCAGCGGAATATCTTTTCCAATGCTTGGGACTGGGGGAAAAAAGCGGTCGCGGGTGTTGCTGACTTTGCTGGCAAAGCCATCGGAGGCGTAGCCAAAGTCGCCAACAAGGCCTTGGGGGCAGTTGGCAATTTTGTTGGAAATGCCGCAAAGACAGTCGCTGGCGCAGCATGGGGTGGCATCAACAATTTGGCTGATCTATTGGGATTTGATTTGCCCGACAATACGACGGAGGCCTTGGTGGCGATCGCAAGTGCGCTGGGCAGTGCCTTGTTTTTCCCATTCAAAGCCCTTATTCCGAAAGCGGTAAGCGGAACCTTGGACATGATTTCCAAGGTTTGGAACTTCTTTGACAAAATCGCCGAAAAAGGTAAGGAGGTCATCGAGGCCATTCGTAGCTGGATGCAAACGAGGATTGACGCTGTAGAAGCAAAAGCCAAGGAGAAGCTGGAAGAACAAGGGGTCCCTGAAAGCCACTGGGATGGCGTAATGTCCTATCTCCAACCGATGTTGGAGTCGATGGCCGCCAATTGGTGGGATGCCATTGTAGAAGGTCTTTGGGAACTGATATGGCCCATCCCGGGCGTTTGGGCCGATATCCAAGGAATTGGCGAACAAATTTTGGTAGCAGGTGGCCATCTATGGCATTTACGGTTCTCGAAATTTGGTGAAGCAATCACACAGGTTTGGGCAAAGCTCAATGCAATTCTTGGACGTTTGATGGGCTGGCTAACAGTTGCCATGGTAGCAGGTGGCGCAATCATCGGCACCCTTGGCGGGCCGCTTGGCACGGCTGGTGGAGCTTGGGCAGGCTTCGAGTTGGCTGGCGCAATCGGACTTGGTGTATTATTAAGCACTGCGGCTTGCGAGTTAACGATCATTGCAACTAGCCGGGCAGGTCTCCATAGCTTGGAAGATGCTGAAACGGATGAAACCAAGGCACTTGAGAACGAATTGTACTATGAAAATATCGCATCCGGTATTTTGACCCTGTCCTTGCTCTTGGTGATGGTGCTGATAGCGGCTGCGGCCGTAAAATTCGCCAAAGCTATCGTAGGCAAGGTCAAGGGAATGTTCAAGCGTCCACCGTTGAAAACGCGTGGTAAGAGGCGGTATCGGCCCAAGAAAGCCAATGAAAACAAAAAGGGCAGGTTGAGGAATAGGGAAAAAGACAAAACGACCGAACCGATAGAAGAAGGACCAAAAACTACTGAGGAGCCCAAGCATGTAGTTGATTATACAAAAACGGGCCTTTCCGCACAGGCGGAAGCAGACTTAACTGCTCTATGTAAACGCCTCAAAATGAAAGGTGAGGACATCCAAAAAATCATTGCGCAATTCAAAAAGCATCCAGGTGGCGAAGACTTATTGAACCGGATTGTGAATGGAAGATACGCTGATTTTGAAGGATTTGATAAAGTGCTTTCTACATTCAAACAAGGACCCAAAGTAGAACCTGACCTCGTCGCAAAAACGGTGCAAACGTTGGACGGTGCAGACGAACTGATCAAACAAGGATACGACGAAATATTTTTCGAGCGATCCACTGACAAGTTTGGCTTTGACGCGGACATTGGCGCCGAACCCAAAATTGGAATTGTCAATACGGAATCCAATTCCATCGTGGTGCAGCTTAAGTTTGTTCAAAACAACAAAGGTGTGGCGTCCAATGTAACAAAAGGATGCAGCCAATTGGTAAATGCTCCCAAAGGGTTTAGAAAATTAGTCGATATTCAAGTGAAGAATGGAAACTACTCTGACTTCATGCTTGAAAACAGAAATGTTGGAATAGAATCGATTCATCAAACCTTTCCAGATACGGAGATAAGAATTAAGTTTGCAGACGGCGGTATATTCCAAATCAAATGA
- a CDS encoding DEAD/DEAH box helicase family protein, producing MSLITDYHAKYYAWELGKRHPIDSTEKFAGAVANAQVDLNPHQVDAALFAFKSPLSKGAILADEVGLGKTIEAGLVLSQKWAEKKRRILIITPANLRKQWNQELLEKFFLPSVILESKSYKGAVALGNRRPFLIKDEIVICSYHFARDKEADIAQIQWDLVVIDEAHRLRNVYKKDNKIANTLKDALKDSPKILLTATPLQNSLLELYGLVSIIDEHVFGNLKSFREQYGNLKLDQPFHDLKRRLQPVCHRTLRKQVMQYVPYTKRTAIVERFTPAEKEQELYNEVTEYLARPNLEALPSGQRSLITLILRKLLASSTFAIAGALRTMADRLANTLLDQEKRGNMIQAFEADVDGLVEAEEEWEVGEDETSPALSAMQRVAMQVEKEDLERYLALAESVTKNAKGEKLLTGLEKAFEKATNLGASRKAIIFTESRKTQDYLVRLLTLDAYSSGEIVLFNGTNSDPRSREIYNAWLQRHKGTDRVTGSPTADMRSAIVDYFKEEATIMIATEAGAEGINLQFCSLVVNYDLPWNPQRIEQRIGRCHRYGQAHDVVVLNFLNTENAADERVYKILDEKFKLFEGVFGASDEILGSIGSGVDFENRIAEIYRTCRTTSAIQAQFDLLQAELRDEINEEMRETRTRLIENFDEEVREKLKSLDEASRGALKQHERLLMTVTEHVLAGFAEFDRDGGFNLLDLPLGLADRTDIPLGRYELPRRSKEAHLYRPEHPLARWVRAAATERPSPAATLLLDYAGYEGNIAAIEPLVGNSGWLLMKGLTVEAMELTEDYLLTAVMTDSGEVYPPEDAARLLKVNGQVLADEPVDAQAIEAIRPRLEAVLSPQVAEFLEKIEGRNSKFFDAEVNKLESWADDRKSTLEAEIREVDRRIKEARRAATASLPLKEKLEGQKRVGELEKERNRLRRELFATQDQIDEERDALIADVAGKLEQRVVQEELFLIRWRLR from the coding sequence ATGTCACTGATCACCGACTATCACGCCAAATACTATGCTTGGGAACTAGGGAAACGGCATCCGATTGATAGCACGGAGAAGTTTGCCGGGGCTGTGGCCAATGCGCAGGTGGATCTGAATCCGCATCAGGTGGATGCTGCTTTGTTTGCTTTCAAATCTCCTTTGAGCAAGGGTGCGATTTTGGCCGATGAGGTTGGGTTGGGTAAAACGATTGAAGCTGGATTGGTGCTTTCGCAGAAATGGGCGGAGAAAAAGCGGCGCATTTTGATCATTACACCTGCCAACCTTCGGAAACAGTGGAATCAGGAGTTGTTGGAAAAGTTTTTCCTTCCTTCGGTGATCCTGGAATCTAAAAGCTACAAAGGTGCGGTTGCACTTGGAAACAGACGTCCCTTTCTGATCAAGGACGAGATTGTCATTTGTTCGTACCATTTTGCACGGGATAAGGAAGCTGATATCGCTCAAATTCAGTGGGATTTAGTGGTCATTGATGAAGCCCACCGTCTGCGGAATGTCTATAAAAAGGACAACAAGATTGCCAATACCCTCAAAGATGCCCTGAAAGATTCGCCGAAAATTCTGTTGACGGCTACGCCGTTGCAAAATTCGTTGTTGGAGTTGTATGGGTTGGTGAGCATCATCGACGAACATGTGTTTGGGAACCTGAAGAGTTTCAGAGAGCAGTATGGCAACCTGAAACTGGATCAGCCCTTTCACGATCTCAAGCGCAGGCTGCAACCTGTGTGCCATCGGACGTTGCGCAAGCAGGTGATGCAGTACGTGCCTTATACGAAGCGCACGGCCATCGTGGAGAGATTTACACCTGCCGAAAAGGAACAAGAACTTTACAATGAGGTGACGGAATATCTGGCGCGGCCCAATTTGGAGGCCCTGCCAAGTGGACAGCGTTCCTTGATCACGCTAATCCTGAGAAAACTCCTTGCATCCTCGACATTTGCTATAGCAGGTGCTTTGCGTACAATGGCTGATCGCCTGGCAAACACACTCCTTGATCAAGAGAAACGCGGCAACATGATTCAGGCCTTCGAGGCTGATGTCGATGGACTTGTGGAGGCTGAGGAGGAATGGGAAGTAGGGGAAGATGAGACTTCACCTGCACTGAGCGCTATGCAACGCGTTGCGATGCAGGTGGAAAAGGAGGACCTTGAACGCTATCTGGCACTCGCAGAATCCGTCACGAAAAACGCCAAAGGAGAAAAGCTGCTGACTGGACTTGAGAAAGCATTCGAGAAGGCAACCAATTTGGGAGCATCACGCAAGGCAATCATTTTTACTGAATCGCGCAAAACACAGGATTACCTTGTGCGCTTGCTTACGCTTGATGCCTACTCGTCGGGGGAAATCGTGCTGTTCAATGGCACCAACAGTGATCCACGATCGAGGGAAATCTACAATGCTTGGCTTCAGCGTCACAAGGGAACGGATCGCGTCACAGGATCACCCACGGCAGATATGCGGTCTGCCATCGTGGATTATTTCAAAGAGGAAGCCACGATCATGATTGCCACCGAGGCAGGTGCCGAGGGCATCAACTTACAGTTTTGTTCACTCGTGGTAAACTATGACCTCCCATGGAATCCACAGCGGATCGAGCAGCGGATCGGTCGCTGCCACCGCTATGGGCAAGCACATGATGTGGTTGTATTGAACTTTCTCAATACAGAAAATGCCGCCGATGAACGGGTTTACAAGATCTTGGATGAGAAGTTCAAGCTGTTTGAGGGGGTGTTTGGGGCGAGCGACGAAATTCTAGGATCGATTGGGTCGGGGGTAGATTTTGAAAATCGTATCGCTGAAATCTATCGGACTTGTAGGACGACAAGTGCCATCCAAGCACAGTTTGATCTACTGCAAGCCGAATTGCGGGACGAGATCAACGAGGAAATGCGTGAAACACGCACCCGTCTGATTGAAAATTTTGACGAGGAGGTTCGGGAGAAGCTGAAGTCTTTGGACGAGGCTTCGCGCGGGGCATTGAAACAACACGAACGGTTATTGATGACCGTGACGGAACACGTCTTGGCTGGATTCGCGGAGTTTGATCGCGACGGGGGATTCAATCTGCTTGATCTGCCGCTTGGCTTAGCAGATCGGACAGACATTCCGTTGGGGCGGTATGAATTGCCAAGGCGCAGCAAGGAGGCGCATTTGTATCGGCCTGAGCATCCATTGGCGAGGTGGGTACGCGCGGCGGCGACGGAAAGACCATCGCCGGCAGCGACTTTGTTGCTGGACTATGCGGGTTATGAAGGAAATATCGCCGCCATTGAACCTTTGGTAGGCAACAGCGGATGGCTGCTGATGAAAGGGCTCACCGTAGAAGCCATGGAACTCACGGAGGATTATCTGCTGACTGCGGTGATGACCGATTCAGGGGAGGTCTATCCACCCGAGGATGCGGCGCGCCTGTTGAAAGTCAATGGGCAAGTTTTGGCCGATGAACCTGTTGATGCGCAGGCGATAGAGGCCATTCGTCCGCGCCTTGAAGCGGTGCTCTCGCCTCAGGTTGCAGAATTCTTGGAAAAGATTGAAGGTCGGAATTCGAAGTTTTTTGATGCGGAGGTCAACAAACTCGAAAGCTGGGCAGACGACCGCAAAAGCACGTTGGAGGCTGAAATCAGGGAAGTCGATCGACGCATCAAAGAGGCGCGCCGTGCTGCAACGGCTTCGTTGCCTCTGAAGGAAAAGCTCGAAGGGCAAAAGCGTGTGGGCGAACTTGAAAAGGAAAGGAATCGCCTTCGGCGGGAGTTGTTTGCCACGCAGGATCAAATCGATGAAGAGCGTGATGCGCTGATTGCGGATGTGGCGGGGAAATTGGAGCAGCGGGTGGTGCAGGAGGAGTTGTTTTTGATTCGGTGGAGGTTGAGGTAG
- a CDS encoding toxin produces the protein MKLQNNFHKTNAANSQRENGIAKWVLKDKSYRRIEYTYSLHYHPYSDELIEALNRDGLYALMAKHLDPSLVLPLEDNLYDVGPKVDRPFPSHNIDVSDLGPYAIYNWELFFHAPLAIAIHLSKNQRFADAQKWFHFIFDPTSTDLSEPLPQRFWKFLRFREETKPEFLDQMLASLHDGINPALKARIESSIATWRKTPFNPHVVARTRYLAYQMNVVMKYIDNLIAWGDSLFRQDTIETLNEATQLYVFASNILGPKPQAIPPRRKIMPKSYNDLKTAGLDAFSNAIVAMENEFPFNIQGGSNSGNNGQGAVFGIGRALYFCIPQNDVLLAYWDRVEDRLFKIRHCMNIEGVVRQLALFDPPIDPGMLVKAAAAGLDIGSIINNINQPISNIRGPQLLQKAMEICNEVKSLGGALLSAIEKGENEHLAALRQQNELRILKLSRDVRFLQWKEAEAQTEALLRSRATAFERFAHYKRILGVSQTDIDKLKTVELLRNALTEETFDGVYAELVDQYAIDIAPEAYRKESSVGGLMEFAGNAVASLGGKLGETLPLNKNENAELNIFLPTADTFSLLGTIFNIASAGLGLIPQFDAHATPLGVGVKTGFGGVQLSKFAKYGADGAEMVAKAFQGSADRASKMAGYYRRAEDYVLQANLAASELKQFGRQVITSLLHEQIVKKEYENQLAQIENSEAVQEYMNEKFTQEELYLWMQGELSRIFFDSYKFAFDVAKRAEATMQHELMRPEFDDLNLIKFGYWDGGRRGLLSGETLYLDLKRLEMAYHEQNRREYELTKHISIARLDPMALLKLKATGKCEIEVPEWLYDMDSPGQYMRRIKSVAISIPCIVGPYTGVHCKVSLLKSSIRTTGNLQDGEYKRAEDGEDIRFRDYTGAIQSIITSTAQNDSGLFETNLRDERYLPFEGAGAISRWRLELPNDVPQFDFESISDVIMHVRYTAREASNLRPKASEYIQDEILATGQPGLQQLFTLNYDFGMAWQQFTTAANDGVRVLNLKVTKDQLPYWTKKMTMGTEPEAMFCRIDWTQNKLTVAPVKIAFIGDEVNGWTLTIDQGSVPLFGFLKNNMANRVYMALHYWAD, from the coding sequence ATGAAACTTCAAAATAATTTTCATAAGACCAATGCTGCCAACTCGCAGCGTGAAAATGGCATTGCCAAATGGGTTTTGAAAGACAAATCCTACCGCCGCATCGAATACACTTATTCCTTGCATTACCATCCCTATAGCGACGAGCTCATCGAGGCCCTGAACCGCGACGGCCTCTATGCCTTGATGGCGAAGCACCTCGACCCGTCGCTGGTGCTGCCGCTGGAGGACAATCTCTATGATGTCGGGCCAAAGGTGGATCGCCCATTTCCAAGCCACAATATCGACGTGAGCGACTTGGGGCCTTATGCGATCTATAATTGGGAACTGTTTTTCCACGCGCCGTTGGCGATCGCCATCCACCTGAGCAAAAATCAGCGCTTTGCGGATGCACAGAAGTGGTTTCACTTTATTTTTGATCCCACAAGCACCGACCTGAGCGAGCCGCTGCCGCAGCGCTTCTGGAAGTTTCTCCGATTTCGCGAGGAAACCAAGCCCGAATTTCTGGACCAGATGCTGGCATCGCTCCACGATGGCATCAATCCTGCACTGAAGGCGAGAATCGAGTCGAGCATCGCGACTTGGCGCAAGACGCCCTTCAATCCCCATGTCGTGGCGCGCACGCGCTACCTGGCCTACCAGATGAATGTGGTGATGAAGTACATCGACAACCTCATCGCCTGGGGCGACTCGCTGTTTCGGCAAGACACGATCGAGACCTTGAATGAGGCCACGCAATTGTATGTCTTCGCCTCCAACATCCTCGGTCCCAAGCCACAGGCGATCCCGCCGCGCCGCAAGATCATGCCCAAGAGCTACAACGATTTGAAGACTGCTGGCCTCGATGCCTTCAGCAACGCGATTGTCGCGATGGAGAATGAATTTCCCTTCAACATCCAAGGCGGCAGCAATTCCGGCAACAATGGGCAGGGTGCGGTCTTCGGGATCGGTCGCGCATTGTACTTTTGCATTCCCCAAAACGATGTCTTGCTCGCCTATTGGGACCGTGTGGAGGACCGCTTGTTCAAGATTCGGCATTGCATGAACATCGAGGGTGTCGTGCGGCAATTGGCGCTGTTTGATCCGCCAATCGATCCGGGCATGTTGGTGAAGGCCGCCGCTGCAGGGCTGGACATCGGGAGCATCATCAACAACATCAATCAGCCGATCTCTAACATTCGCGGGCCGCAATTGCTGCAGAAGGCGATGGAGATTTGCAACGAGGTGAAGTCGCTGGGGGGCGCATTGCTGAGCGCCATCGAGAAGGGCGAAAACGAGCACCTGGCGGCCTTGCGGCAGCAAAACGAATTGCGCATCCTGAAACTGAGCCGCGACGTGCGCTTTCTGCAATGGAAGGAAGCCGAGGCACAGACCGAGGCCCTGCTGCGTTCGCGGGCGACCGCGTTTGAGCGCTTTGCGCATTACAAGCGCATTCTCGGCGTGAGCCAAACCGACATTGATAAGCTGAAGACCGTGGAACTGCTGCGCAATGCATTGACCGAGGAGACATTCGATGGCGTGTATGCCGAGCTGGTGGACCAATATGCCATCGACATCGCCCCCGAGGCCTACCGCAAAGAAAGCAGCGTGGGCGGATTGATGGAATTTGCGGGGAATGCGGTGGCTTCGCTCGGTGGCAAACTGGGCGAGACTTTGCCCCTCAATAAAAACGAGAATGCCGAGCTCAATATTTTCCTTCCGACGGCCGATACCTTCAGCTTGCTGGGAACGATTTTCAATATTGCGTCTGCGGGCTTGGGGCTAATTCCACAGTTTGATGCCCATGCCACGCCGCTGGGGGTGGGTGTGAAGACTGGCTTTGGCGGGGTTCAGCTTTCCAAATTTGCCAAATACGGGGCCGATGGTGCGGAGATGGTCGCCAAGGCATTCCAAGGCAGTGCCGACCGGGCTTCCAAGATGGCCGGGTACTACCGCCGCGCCGAGGACTACGTGCTGCAAGCAAACCTTGCGGCAAGCGAGCTCAAGCAATTTGGCCGTCAGGTGATTACGTCCCTCTTGCACGAGCAAATCGTGAAGAAGGAATACGAGAATCAATTGGCCCAAATCGAGAACTCCGAGGCGGTACAGGAGTACATGAATGAGAAATTCACCCAAGAGGAACTGTACCTCTGGATGCAGGGTGAATTGTCGCGCATTTTCTTTGACAGCTACAAATTTGCCTTTGACGTCGCCAAGCGCGCCGAGGCGACCATGCAACACGAGTTGATGCGGCCCGAATTTGACGACTTGAACCTGATCAAGTTTGGTTACTGGGATGGCGGCCGGCGCGGATTGCTCTCGGGCGAAACGCTGTACCTGGACCTGAAGCGCTTAGAAATGGCCTATCACGAGCAGAATCGGCGCGAGTATGAGCTCACCAAGCACATTTCGATTGCGCGGCTGGACCCGATGGCCCTGCTCAAGCTCAAGGCGACGGGCAAATGCGAGATTGAGGTGCCGGAGTGGCTCTACGACATGGACAGCCCCGGCCAATACATGCGGCGCATCAAGAGCGTGGCGATATCGATCCCCTGCATTGTCGGGCCTTACACGGGCGTGCATTGCAAGGTATCCTTGCTCAAGAGCAGCATCCGCACGACGGGCAACCTGCAGGACGGCGAATACAAGCGCGCCGAGGATGGCGAGGACATCCGCTTCCGTGACTACACAGGAGCGATCCAGTCCATCATCACGAGCACCGCGCAAAATGACAGTGGGCTTTTTGAGACCAATCTGCGCGACGAGCGCTATTTGCCCTTTGAGGGGGCGGGCGCGATCAGCCGCTGGCGCTTGGAACTGCCCAACGATGTGCCACAATTTGACTTCGAGAGCATCTCGGATGTGATTATGCACGTGCGCTACACGGCCCGCGAGGCCAGCAACCTGCGTCCCAAGGCCAGCGAGTACATCCAGGACGAGATCTTGGCGACCGGCCAACCGGGCCTGCAGCAGCTCTTCACCCTCAACTACGATTTTGGCATGGCCTGGCAGCAGTTCACCACCGCCGCCAACGACGGTGTGCGCGTGCTGAACCTCAAGGTGACCAAGGATCAGTTGCCGTACTGGACCAAGAAAATGACGATGGGAACCGAGCCAGAAGCGATGTTTTGCCGCATCGATTGGACCCAAAACAAGCTCACCGTAGCGCCCGTGAAGATCGCCTTCATCGGCGACGAGGTCAATGGCTGGACGCTCACGATCGACCAAGGGAGCGTTCCGCTCTTTGGTTTCTTGAAGAACAACATGGCGAACCGTGTGTACATGGCCCTGCATTACTGGGCTGATTGA
- a CDS encoding helix-turn-helix domain-containing protein, whose protein sequence is MSKNDGKVGKIIAHVSPAKKKAAVDAILAGTMTRREVAEQLGVDKSTVRDWLKKSGALMDWPAKARPDAATRRRLAVAVQGGYMTVEEAMAEAGLVYPRTVSVWIKALDGEIAQPEKSVLDKVDEQEGALAQENRDLRARLANLQLQLLAAETVIEVAGEELGQDLRKKYGSKQ, encoded by the coding sequence ATGAGTAAGAATGACGGAAAAGTAGGCAAGATAATTGCCCATGTTTCGCCTGCGAAGAAGAAAGCTGCGGTGGATGCAATCCTTGCCGGGACGATGACGCGGCGTGAGGTTGCGGAGCAACTAGGGGTTGACAAGTCGACGGTTCGCGATTGGCTGAAAAAGTCTGGCGCGTTGATGGATTGGCCTGCGAAGGCAAGACCCGATGCTGCCACGCGCCGCCGGCTTGCGGTAGCCGTCCAGGGCGGGTACATGACCGTCGAGGAGGCAATGGCCGAGGCGGGCTTGGTCTATCCACGTACGGTCTCAGTTTGGATCAAGGCACTGGATGGCGAGATTGCGCAGCCGGAAAAATCGGTGCTAGACAAGGTGGATGAGCAAGAGGGTGCATTGGCACAGGAAAACAGGGATTTGAGGGCAAGGTTGGCCAACTTGCAATTGCAGTTGCTCGCGGCCGAAACGGTAATCGAGGTGGCCGGGGAGGAGCTTGGGCAAGACCTTCGAAAAAAGTATGGTTCCAAACAGTAA
- a CDS encoding transposase gives MTDAYSHMIVGYNLSLLMTAEQTIVALEMALATLPEGDIDLIHHSDRGSQYACYAHTGILIARGIRISMTEDSDPRDNGIAERVNGILKDEQGLEMKFGSFEEAWEKVQEAIEIYNYERPHGSIDYLSPAEAHKMSGPIPKRWKYWHQRKGRQDVPA, from the coding sequence GTGACCGATGCCTACTCGCACATGATCGTCGGCTACAACCTCAGCCTCTTGATGACCGCCGAGCAGACCATCGTGGCACTTGAAATGGCCTTGGCAACGCTTCCAGAGGGCGACATCGACCTGATCCACCACAGCGACCGTGGCAGCCAATACGCCTGCTACGCGCATACAGGGATTCTTATCGCAAGAGGCATCCGCATCAGTATGACTGAGGACAGCGATCCCAGGGACAACGGCATCGCCGAGCGCGTAAACGGCATCCTCAAGGACGAGCAGGGACTTGAGATGAAGTTTGGATCGTTCGAGGAGGCTTGGGAGAAAGTGCAGGAGGCCATCGAGATTTACAACTACGAGCGGCCACACGGGAGTATCGATTACCTCTCGCCGGCAGAGGCCCACAAAATGAGCGGTCCGATCCCCAAGCGGTGGAAATACTGGCATCAGCGCAAAGGGAGGCAGGATGTGCCAGCGTGA
- a CDS encoding metallophosphoesterase produces the protein MYHEMGQKFCHEGTKTRRHTRSTWCLGALVAIIFLIPSQLSAQNELVASDRVRELPSASLYTVAAPIATTGYTFLAAGHWYGANENYQSIGPAASLLGAVDKIKAAQPNWVFALGDVVRNSDNAQQVAQYQHTLEAFGCPMILVPGNHDLLADGSLPPSIGAELPCQRAYGDQFIFLNTEKLLQHRGHELLKQLQALPSECDGGQNLFVFSHRLMWALAEPEFERMDEFANEPLRDKVDLDTLKLVFDAVGKLAMNRPIYWFSGDIGASWSLPVFEGHSQDQKRHYFAAGLGDTEEDAFWQVHVDAEGKVTTSLFSLAPIDFQRPIYDLAYWEREMAARGGQDKTGFLDKFVAEWKVLCIGVLLGIGLAFLLMRFRRKPR, from the coding sequence ATGTACCACGAAATGGGTCAGAAATTTTGCCACGAAGGCACGAAGACACGAAGACACACACGCTCCACTTGGTGCCTAGGTGCCTTGGTGGCAATCATCTTTCTGATTCCGTCCCAATTGTCCGCTCAAAACGAATTGGTGGCATCTGACAGGGTTCGCGAACTACCCAGTGCTTCGCTTTATACAGTTGCAGCACCCATCGCCACTACTGGCTATACCTTTCTTGCAGCAGGACATTGGTACGGCGCCAACGAAAATTATCAATCGATAGGGCCGGCGGCGAGTTTGCTGGGTGCGGTCGACAAAATCAAAGCTGCGCAACCGAACTGGGTCTTTGCCTTGGGCGATGTGGTACGGAATTCGGACAATGCGCAGCAGGTCGCGCAGTACCAACATACCTTGGAGGCATTCGGGTGCCCGATGATTTTGGTTCCCGGGAACCATGATTTGTTGGCAGATGGGAGTTTGCCTCCGTCGATCGGCGCCGAATTACCTTGCCAACGCGCCTATGGCGACCAATTCATCTTCCTCAACACGGAAAAGCTGCTTCAGCACCGCGGGCATGAATTGTTGAAGCAGTTGCAGGCCCTGCCCTCCGAATGCGATGGCGGCCAAAACTTGTTTGTCTTTTCGCATCGTCTGATGTGGGCCTTGGCCGAACCGGAATTTGAGCGAATGGACGAATTTGCCAATGAGCCGTTGCGTGACAAGGTGGACCTGGACACGTTGAAGCTCGTTTTTGATGCGGTAGGAAAATTGGCGATGAACCGCCCGATTTATTGGTTCAGCGGCGACATCGGCGCAAGCTGGTCCTTGCCCGTGTTTGAAGGCCATTCGCAGGATCAAAAACGCCACTACTTTGCCGCAGGTTTGGGCGACACCGAGGAAGATGCCTTTTGGCAGGTGCATGTCGACGCCGAAGGGAAAGTGACGACGAGCCTGTTTTCGCTGGCTCCGATTGATTTCCAGCGTCCGATTTATGACCTCGCCTATTGGGAGCGGGAAATGGCGGCGCGCGGTGGTCAGGACAAAACCGGGTTCCTTGACAAATTCGTTGCCGAATGGAAGGTTTTGTGCATTGGCGTTTTGCTGGGAATTGGGCTGGCCTTCTTGCTGATGCGTTTTCGAAGGAAGCCTCGGTAG